The Akkermansia muciniphila genome contains a region encoding:
- the fabF gene encoding beta-ketoacyl-ACP synthase II: protein MTDRRIVITGIGVISPLGNDLASTWEAMKAGRSGIDTIKSMDVTDYSTKIAGEVKDFDPSPYFKTPKDARRVDRFTHFAMGAAGMALKDSGMDLDAEDKTRIGVMVGSGIGGLGTLETQHATLLSKGPTRVSPFMIPYMISNIASGLISMEYGLGGPNMSIVTACATSNHNIGEAWRIMKFGDADVMVCGGAEATILPTGVSGFSNMKALSSRNDEPQRASRPYDVDRDGFVMGEGAGVVILETLEHAQKRGAKIYAELVGYGISADAYHLTAPDPEGRGAARCMQMALEHAGMKPEDIDYINTHGTSTPLGDICETKAIKAVFGDHAKNGLLISSTKSMTGHLLGAAGGVELAACIMAMQDGIIPPTINVDNQDPECDLDCVPNTARKAKVDAALSNSFGFGGHNSSVIVKRFS, encoded by the coding sequence ATGACCGACCGCAGAATTGTTATCACCGGCATCGGAGTGATCAGCCCCTTGGGCAATGATCTTGCATCCACCTGGGAAGCCATGAAGGCTGGCCGCAGCGGCATTGACACCATCAAGTCCATGGATGTCACCGACTACTCCACGAAAATCGCCGGTGAAGTCAAGGATTTCGATCCGTCCCCCTACTTCAAGACGCCCAAGGACGCGCGCCGCGTGGACCGCTTTACGCACTTTGCCATGGGCGCCGCCGGAATGGCTCTCAAGGATTCCGGCATGGACCTGGACGCGGAAGACAAAACCCGCATCGGCGTCATGGTAGGCAGCGGCATCGGCGGCCTCGGCACGCTGGAAACCCAGCACGCCACGCTTCTCTCCAAGGGGCCGACCCGCGTATCCCCCTTCATGATTCCGTACATGATCAGCAACATCGCCTCCGGCCTCATCTCCATGGAATACGGCCTCGGCGGACCGAACATGTCCATCGTCACGGCCTGTGCTACCTCCAACCACAACATCGGGGAAGCCTGGCGCATCATGAAGTTCGGTGATGCGGACGTCATGGTCTGCGGCGGGGCGGAAGCCACCATCCTGCCCACGGGCGTATCCGGCTTCAGCAACATGAAAGCCCTCAGCTCCCGCAATGACGAGCCCCAGCGCGCCTCCCGCCCGTATGATGTGGACCGCGACGGCTTCGTCATGGGTGAAGGCGCCGGCGTCGTCATTCTGGAAACGCTGGAACACGCCCAGAAACGCGGCGCGAAAATCTATGCGGAACTCGTGGGCTACGGCATCTCCGCAGATGCCTACCACCTGACCGCTCCGGATCCGGAAGGCCGCGGAGCCGCCCGCTGCATGCAGATGGCCCTGGAACACGCCGGAATGAAGCCGGAAGACATTGACTACATCAACACCCACGGCACCTCCACCCCGCTGGGCGACATCTGTGAAACGAAGGCCATCAAGGCCGTCTTTGGCGACCACGCTAAAAACGGCCTGCTCATCAGCTCCACCAAATCCATGACGGGCCACCTTCTGGGCGCCGCCGGCGGTGTGGAACTGGCAGCCTGCATCATGGCCATGCAGGACGGCATCATTCCGCCCACCATCAACGTGGATAACCAGGACCCGGAATGCGATCTGGACTGCGTGCCCAACACGGCCCGGAAGGCCAAGGTGGACGCCGCCCTGAGCAACTCCTTCGGCTTCGGCGGGCATAACTCCTCCGTCATCGTCAAGAGATTCTCCTGA
- a CDS encoding alpha/beta fold hydrolase, whose protein sequence is MNALRIIPVLLALFLAHAVGAEPRIAFLGDSIPYSGQWPALVESALRQTPAYRHAEIVSMALPSETVSGLSEPGHAGGAFPRPCLHDRLDSILSKYRPTLVIACYGMNDGMMKPFSEAAFQAFKKGMERLKQRVEGAGAKFIVITPPQYMADTPEKDAARYNQVLDTYAAWLVSRKKAGWKVVDMRPELARQIREAKKKNPKFIYAGDGVHPGTEGHSMIAGAVWPPLASILRVPSRVRFPEGDDFRKALDRHNVYKLAWLTETGHRRPGIPKGVPVSVLPFLREGVSVSEWQGFPSLRFKAAGRSATLVLPGTPAENKPWIWRQEFFGHEPQADVALLKKGFHVAYVDVQNMYGSPAAMKIMDQFYNILVRDYGLSPKTVLEGFSRGGLFSFNWAALHPDRVAAMYVDAPVCDVASWPGGKGKGKGSPEDWRRLLDIYGVTEQEAVSGKLSPVNKLAPLAKGRIPILAVVGDADDVVPLEENMAVVERKYRALGGSIKVIHKPGVGHHPHSLPDPAPIVDFILESVRKTGTPAVKQEPRASR, encoded by the coding sequence ATGAACGCACTGCGCATCATCCCGGTACTGCTGGCTCTGTTCCTGGCGCACGCCGTAGGAGCGGAACCCAGAATCGCCTTTCTGGGGGACAGCATCCCGTATTCCGGACAATGGCCTGCCCTGGTGGAGTCAGCCCTGCGGCAGACTCCGGCCTACCGGCATGCGGAAATCGTCAGCATGGCCCTCCCCAGTGAAACAGTCTCCGGCCTGTCGGAACCGGGCCACGCCGGGGGCGCCTTTCCGCGCCCCTGCCTCCATGACCGCCTGGATTCCATTCTGTCCAAATACAGGCCCACCCTCGTCATTGCCTGCTACGGCATGAATGACGGCATGATGAAGCCTTTTTCAGAAGCCGCCTTCCAGGCCTTTAAAAAAGGCATGGAGCGGCTGAAGCAGCGGGTGGAAGGGGCCGGGGCCAAATTCATCGTCATCACGCCGCCCCAGTACATGGCGGATACCCCGGAAAAGGATGCGGCCCGTTACAACCAGGTGCTGGATACCTATGCCGCATGGCTGGTCAGCCGGAAAAAAGCGGGCTGGAAGGTAGTGGACATGCGCCCTGAACTTGCCAGGCAAATCCGGGAGGCGAAGAAAAAGAACCCCAAATTCATTTATGCCGGGGACGGTGTCCACCCGGGCACAGAAGGCCACTCCATGATTGCCGGGGCCGTCTGGCCGCCGCTCGCCTCCATCCTCCGCGTCCCCTCCCGCGTCCGTTTTCCGGAAGGGGATGATTTCAGGAAAGCCCTGGACCGGCATAACGTCTACAAACTGGCATGGCTGACGGAAACGGGCCACCGGCGCCCCGGCATCCCGAAGGGAGTTCCCGTTTCCGTACTTCCCTTCCTCCGGGAGGGAGTAAGCGTCTCGGAATGGCAGGGCTTCCCTTCCCTGCGGTTCAAGGCAGCAGGCAGAAGCGCCACTCTTGTTCTTCCCGGAACACCGGCGGAAAACAAGCCCTGGATATGGCGGCAGGAATTCTTTGGCCATGAGCCCCAGGCGGACGTGGCCCTGCTTAAGAAAGGCTTTCACGTGGCTTATGTGGATGTGCAGAATATGTATGGCTCACCCGCGGCCATGAAAATCATGGACCAGTTTTATAATATCCTGGTCAGGGACTACGGCCTTTCCCCTAAAACGGTCCTGGAAGGGTTCAGCCGCGGAGGCCTGTTCTCCTTTAACTGGGCAGCCCTGCACCCGGACCGGGTAGCGGCCATGTATGTGGATGCCCCCGTTTGCGACGTCGCAAGCTGGCCCGGCGGCAAGGGAAAGGGAAAAGGCTCCCCGGAGGACTGGCGCCGCCTGCTGGACATCTACGGCGTGACGGAACAGGAAGCCGTCTCTGGAAAACTGAGTCCCGTCAACAAGCTGGCTCCCCTGGCCAAGGGCCGCATACCGATCCTCGCCGTAGTGGGGGATGCGGATGACGTGGTGCCCCTGGAAGAGAACATGGCCGTCGTGGAACGGAAATACCGCGCCCTGGGCGGCAGCATCAAGGTAATTCATAAACCGGGGGTGGGCCACCATCCCCACAGCCTCCCGGACCCGGCGCCCATTGTGGATTTTATCCTGGAATCCGTTCGTAAAACCGGAACCCCTGCGGTGAAACAGGAACCGCGCGCCTCCAGATAG
- a CDS encoding peptide-methionine (R)-S-oxide reductase has protein sequence MNQEERRHWRSWIGTIAEGVAGVMAVDGGIPASQDVPDPGPSRTRRPLTETEKRIIEHQGTEPPFSGEFVNCFEQGTYSCRKCGEALFRSEDKFDAGCGWPCFDDSLPDAVRSIHSGSGRRTEVTCAHCGAHLGHIFMGEHLTLKDTRYCVNSLSLEFQAEPQPAMAHSSP, from the coding sequence ATGAATCAGGAAGAACGGAGACACTGGAGATCATGGATAGGAACAATCGCTGAAGGAGTGGCAGGCGTCATGGCCGTGGACGGGGGGATTCCCGCCTCCCAAGACGTGCCTGATCCCGGTCCTTCCCGGACGCGCCGCCCCCTCACGGAAACGGAAAAGCGCATCATCGAGCACCAGGGCACGGAACCGCCCTTTTCCGGGGAGTTCGTCAACTGCTTTGAGCAGGGAACCTATTCCTGCCGCAAGTGCGGGGAAGCCCTGTTCCGGTCGGAAGACAAATTTGACGCCGGATGCGGCTGGCCCTGCTTTGACGACTCCCTGCCGGATGCCGTCAGAAGCATCCACTCAGGTTCCGGACGGCGCACGGAAGTCACATGCGCCCATTGCGGCGCCCATCTGGGCCATATCTTCATGGGGGAACACCTGACGCTGAAGGATACGCGCTACTGCGTCAATTCCCTCTCCCTGGAATTCCAGGCGGAGCCGCAGCCCGCCATGGCGCACAGCTCCCCTTGA
- the dinB gene encoding DNA polymerase IV encodes MKQRKIIHVDMDAFYASIEQRDHPEYRGKPIAVGRPEMRGVVAAASYEARRFGVRSAMPSMKAMKLCPKLIFTSNRMDVYKSVSAQIRSIFHRYTDLVEPLSLDEAFLDVTENKPGIPLAVDIARRIKREIRQELHLTASAGVSYNKFLAKIASDYRKPDGLFTIHPSRAEEFIARLPIEAFWGVGHATAERMRALSITNGAQLRERSLDFLLRHFGKIGGVFYNFARGLDDRPVEPSRIRKSVGCEETYREDATKAEALKTHLPLLSEELAGRLARSGFQGNTLTLKVKFPDFVQKSRSMTVPDCLTETEDILPLARTLMEDLDSGDRTFRLLGLSVSHPREEQAGGIWEQLWLDLEY; translated from the coding sequence CAGAGAAAAATCATCCATGTGGATATGGATGCCTTTTACGCATCCATTGAACAGCGCGACCATCCGGAATACCGCGGCAAGCCCATTGCCGTAGGCAGGCCGGAAATGCGCGGCGTGGTGGCGGCGGCCAGCTATGAGGCGCGCCGCTTCGGCGTGCGTTCCGCCATGCCTTCCATGAAGGCGATGAAACTCTGCCCCAAGCTGATTTTCACCAGCAACCGCATGGACGTGTACAAATCCGTTTCAGCGCAGATACGCTCCATATTCCACCGTTATACGGACCTGGTGGAACCCCTTTCCCTGGATGAGGCTTTTCTGGACGTCACGGAGAACAAGCCGGGCATTCCGCTGGCTGTAGATATTGCACGGCGCATCAAGAGGGAAATCAGGCAGGAGCTTCATCTGACGGCCTCCGCAGGCGTTTCCTACAATAAATTCCTGGCTAAGATCGCCTCAGACTACCGCAAGCCGGACGGCCTGTTCACCATTCATCCCTCCCGCGCGGAAGAATTTATTGCGCGGCTTCCCATTGAGGCCTTCTGGGGGGTAGGCCATGCCACCGCGGAACGCATGCGCGCCCTCTCCATCACCAACGGAGCGCAGCTCCGGGAACGGAGCCTGGATTTCCTGCTCCGCCATTTCGGCAAGATAGGAGGAGTCTTCTACAACTTCGCCCGCGGTTTGGACGACCGTCCCGTGGAACCTTCCCGCATCCGCAAATCCGTGGGCTGTGAAGAAACTTACCGGGAAGACGCCACCAAGGCGGAAGCCCTGAAAACACACCTTCCCCTCCTGTCGGAAGAGCTCGCGGGACGCCTGGCGCGCTCCGGATTCCAGGGCAATACGCTGACGCTGAAAGTCAAATTCCCGGACTTCGTCCAGAAGTCCCGGAGCATGACCGTTCCGGATTGCCTGACGGAGACGGAGGACATCCTGCCCCTGGCACGCACCCTGATGGAAGACCTGGATTCCGGAGACCGTACCTTCCGCCTGCTGGGCCTGTCCGTTTCCCATCCCAGGGAAGAGCAAGCCGGGGGAATCTGGGAACAGCTTTGGCTGGACCTGGAATACTAA